The Lytechinus pictus isolate F3 Inbred chromosome 17, Lp3.0, whole genome shotgun sequence genome contains a region encoding:
- the LOC129265754 gene encoding uncharacterized protein LOC129265754, which produces MNQNIHQFIKTHFGKDCLIVVREFEKTSRKLADYRNHLRFNPRCLQSDITPRSLRIKAIVKGFRAHTIIHKAERALLNERIRQTNFTIDILHGKLDKLRKHLVESLPQDVYERVLKFTENAQLTQHGRSKSRQINKFARLVDRENHSTAADRDQNWRTRKPSDILVEENEVWVRNLSDKQLSKPEKSVLARGLNFAVAPEDIPYVDYITATESAIKNNRINQDFAEEIRGKVTATLSNAKLPPPNLSKEERLAAQSLAKDKDIIILPADKGRCTVVLNKTDYDSRVGLLLHNSVTYEQVKRDPSSSFKKRVIEVLQQLEKDGFIDKSTYFSLYPGNDIPAFYGLPKIHKEDIPLRPIVSSINSITYNIAKFLTSVLSPLVGLSEHSVLNSKDFIEKVRDIKVEDDECIASFDVSALFTSVPPNKAVETVRKRLIDDPNLSSRTKLGPDQLCQLLELCLSTTYFTYNGNFYKQKHGCAMGSPISPVLANLYMEDFEKFALSSFPGIPPTHWFRYVDDTWVKIKTTELDSFFDHINNCDPSIKFTVERVKDNQLAFLDCLITIEEDGSLSSSVFRKDTHTDQYLLFDSHHPLIHKLGVVKTLFHRASYIPSSETTKEKEHKHLREALRKCGYHGWSIEKALHPRRQRENNLPRPTEQGRRFGVSVPYVSGLSEKIRRILSSYRIPVYFKPTNTLRQKLVHPKDKVPKDKKNNIVYAIQCQETGCSANYIGETKQPLSKRLYQHRRPGASGYDSAVYSHLNTSKHNFKDKDVLILDKEPRWFERGVREAVYVNAENPSLNKGGGLRHNLSRIYNPVIRKIPRRLQDNNIDGASAPIGNDDFPPV; this is translated from the coding sequence ATGAATCAAAACATACATCAGTTTATTAAGACTCATTTTGGCAAGGATTGCCTTATCGTTGTGCGGGAATTCGAAAAGACGTCGAGGAAATTAGCGGACTATCGCAACCATTTGAGGTTTAATCCACGGTGCTTGCAGTCGGATATTACACCACGCAGTTTACGGATCAAAGCCATTGTCAAAGGATTTCGTGCTCATACCATCATTCATAAAGCAGAGAGAGCTTTATTGAACGAACGTATCAGACAAACAAATTTTACCATCGACATTTTACACGGAAAACTGGACAAATTAAGGAAACATTTAGTGGAAAGCCTACCACAGGATGTTTATGAACGCGTGTTAAAGTTCACCGAGAATGCGCAGTTGACTCAACATGGCCGCTCTAAGAGTCGTCAAATCAACAAGTTCGCGAGGTTAGTGGATCGAGAAAATCACTCTACAGCAGCGGACAGGGATCAAAACTGGAGAACTCGTAAGCCCAGTGACATTTTGGTGGAGGAGAACGAAGTTTGGGTGAGAAATCTTTCGGACAAACAGCTTAGCAAACCCGAAAAATCTGTGTTAGCTCGCGGTTTAAATTTCGCGGTTGCCCCGGAGGATATACCGTACGTTGACTACATTACAGCCACCGAGTCCGCGATCAAGAACAATCGTATCAACCAAGATTTTGCCGAGGAAATTCGGGGGAAAGTCACGGCCACTCTCTCGAATGCAAAACTACCACCTCCCAATTTATCGAAAGAGGAAAGGTTAGCCGCTCAGTCTTTGGCGAAGGACAAGGATATAATTATCCTCCCTGCAGACAAGGGGAGATGCACAGTGGTTTTGAATAAGACAGATTATGATAGCAGAGTTGGTCTATTGTTACATAACAGTGTTACTTATGAACAAGTAAAGCGAGATCCTTCTTCCAGCTTCAAGAAAAGAGTCATTGAAGTGCTACAACAGTTGGAGAAAGACGGCTTTATTGACAAATCTACTTACTTTAGTTTGTATCCTGGCAATGACATTCCAGCCTTTTATGGTCTTCCAAAGATCCACAAGGAGGATATACCTTTGAGACCTATTGTGAGTAGCATTAACAGTATCACGTATAACATTGCCAAGTTTCTTACATCTGTTCTCAGCCCTTTGGTGGGTTTATCGGAGCATAGCGTACTCAATTCTAAAGACTTCATTGAGAAGGTACGGGACATCAAAGTTGAAGACGATGAATGCATTGCCTCCTTTGATGTGTCCGCTCTTTTCACTAGCGTTCCTCCGAATAAGGCAGTAGAAACGGTTCGCAAACGTCTTATTGACGACCCCAATTTAAGCTCAAGAACTAAACTTGGCCCGGATCAACTTTGTCAACTTTTAGAACTCTGTCTTTCCACCACTTACTTCACCTACAACGGCAATTTCTACAAGCAAAAGCATGGATGTGCCATGGGATCCCCCATTTCGCCAGTTCTTGCCAATTTGTACATGGAAGACTTTGAGAAATTTGCCCTGAGTTCTTTTCCCGGCATTCCACCTACCCACTGGTTTAGATACGTGGACGATACTTGGGTCAAGATTAAGACTACGGAACTTGATTCTTTTTTCGATCACATCAATAACTGTGATCCGTCTATTAAGTTCACAGTGGAAAGAGTCAAGGACAACCAACTCGCGTTCTTGGATTGCCTCATCACCATCGAGGAAGACGGATCGCTGAGCTCGTCAGTCTTCAGAAAAGACACCCACACAGATCAATACCTGTTGTTTGACTCTCATCACCCGCTCATCCACAAGTTGGGAGTAGTGAAGACATTGTTCCACAGAGCTTCATACATTCCTTCTTCTGAGACAACCAAGGAGAAAGAACATAAACACCTCCGAGAGGCTCTACGTAAATGTGGTTACCACGGGTGGAGCATAGAGAAAGCCCTTCACCCGCGACGCCAACGTGAGAACAACCTTCCTCGACCGACGGAACAGGGGCGTCGCTTCGGTGTCTCCGTCCCCTACGTCAGTGGACTTTCAGAGAAAATCCGGAGGATCCTGTCTTCTTACCGCATCCCAGTGTACTTCAAACCGACTAACACACTCAGGCAGAAATTGGTCCACCCGAAGGATAAAGTTCCCAAAGACAAGAAAAACAACATTGTCTATGCTATCCAGTGCCAAGAGACAGGTTGCAGCGCTAATTACATTGGTGAAACCAAGCAACCCCTCTCCAAGCGTTTGTATCAACATCGCAGACCAGGCGCATCGGGATACGATTCTGCCGTATACTCCCACCTGAACACGTCTAAACacaattttaaagataaagACGTGCTCATCCTAGACAAGGAACCTAGGTGGTTTGAGAGGGGGGTCCGTGAGGCGGTCTACGTCAACGCAGAAAACCCATCTCTCAACAAAGGAGGAGGATTAAGACATAACCTCTCTCGGATTT